From Pempheris klunzingeri isolate RE-2024b chromosome 18, fPemKlu1.hap1, whole genome shotgun sequence, a single genomic window includes:
- the calm1b gene encoding calmodulin-1b, with protein sequence MADQLTEEQIAEFKEAFSLFDKDGDGTITTKELGTVMRSLGQNPTEAELQDMINEVDADGNGTIDFPEFLTMMARKMKDTDSEEEIREAFRVFDKDGNGYISAAELRHVMTNLGEKLTDEEVDEMIREADIDGDGQVNYEEFVQMMTAK encoded by the exons GCTGACCAACTAACAGAGGAGCAGATCGCAG AGTTCAAGGAGGCTTTCTCCTTATTCGACAAGGACGGTGACGGCACCATCACCACCAAAGAGCTCGGCACCGTCATGAGGTCGCTGGGCCAGAACCCCACAGAGGCCGAACTGCAGGACATGATCAATGAGGTGGACGCTGACG GTAATGGAACCATTGACTTCCCGGAGTTCCTGACCATGATGGCCAGAAAAATGAAGGACACAGACAGCGAGGAGGAGATCCGCGAGGCTTTCCGGGTATTCGACAAG GACGGAAATGGCTACATCAGCGCTGCAGAGCTCCGTCACGTCATGACGAACCTGGGAGAGAAGCTAACggacgaggaggtggacgaGATGATCAGAGAAGCAGACATTGATGGAGACGGACAGGTCAACTATGAag AGTTTGTACAGATGATGACTGCAAAGTGA